The Malus domestica chromosome 10, GDT2T_hap1 nucleotide sequence CGATGACTGGAAAGAtggttttgcagattttgtagGAGCAAATGCTGGTCTGCTCTTGTTTTTCTGATTTGAGACTCTCACCGGTTTTACATTCTTTCCATTCTGCGGAGTAATTCGCGAACGGGCAATGTCCCTCTTGACGCTATCTACACTGAGAGATTCTAAGCTTTCATTCTTCTTTATTGCTTCCTCAATTCGGTTCGCTAACATGAGGTTCTTCTTAGCAACCAAACTCGTCACTTTCCCTGCATTAcaagaattatttgattttgagATTATTACACTGAAGTCTAAAGCATGAAGTGTaaccaaacaaagaaataaaaaattgattgTCACAAACTATGAGAATTGCTCCAACGTATATTCAATCTTTGAGAGATACAGATACAGAAAGTCTTGTGGCCCTTCGGAAAGGGGAGCACTCGAGAATTTACATAAGATGTGTGGTTTCTTAttcctttccttttcctctTTGTTGTATTATGTAAATGAAAACTAATCTTACAATGGAATACTGTCAAtaatttccttgttttatttattcaatatcATGTTAAGATTCCTCATCTTCGATCGATTCAAAATCTTGTGGATGCAAAATCATGTTAAGATTCCTCATCTTCAATCGATTCAAAATCTTGTGGATGCAATTGGTAGATTCAAGCACAAATAGGAAAAAAGACTCACCCAAGTGTGGTAGAGATGTGCATTCCCTTGTAATTCTAAGaaggaaactaaataaaaatgCAAACAGAAAATGAATGTGTACCTTTTGCACCCATACGAGCAGTTCTTCCTGTACGATGAAGGTAGTCAATCTAACGGTCAAATAAGGGTGAAGGTTAGCttccaaagaagaaaaaggaaagatatAGAAGTCCTACATACAATAGCACCTTATTTAACACTGAAACGCAGAGCAGATATCTGATGCTTACAGAgttcaaaggaaaatcaaacATTATAACATGGTCTACATCCAAGTCCAGTCCCCTTGCAGCCAGGTCTGTGCAGACCAATGTAGGGCAATCTCCATCGTTGCTCTTAAACTTTTTGAGGTTTTCAACCCTGTATGAGTTGTTAGAAGAAAGCCGTCAAGCTAAGCACTACTACTGAACACTAGTGATGTACATTAATTTTAAGTGTGTATATGAAATTGTATGCACTTGTGTGTCTGGGCCACACATTCAGGCAAGAAGGAAACTAATCAATGTTCCAGATTCACAGTACACTATGTTTCCAAACTGTATAGCAAGAAAACAGATTTTTTAGATGTATATGGATGCTTTTAACATAAAAAGGGGAATGAAAGGaggaaaataagagaaaaatgAAACCAAAATTCAGACAGCTTAAACTTTGACTTTGTATTGATAAAAACAACCAAACTCtactaaaacaaaatgaaagcaacaGATAAAAACTCATGCTTGTAGCAtgaacagcaaaaaaaaaaaaaaaaaaaaaaaacagtatggACTCTTTCTAAAGTGACAATGTGCAGACAATACAAGTACAAGGGtattatgagagagagagagtactttTTATTGTCTCACCTTTGTTCTGCTGGCACCTCACCATGATAATTGACAGTAGAGATCTGATTTTCATTGAGAAAGTGATCCACAGCACGGCTGGAACTTAATGTGTTACAGAACACCATTACTCTATTTCCCTTTGCTAAACTTGGCTCCAGAACCTGCATTTACCACAAAATCCAcataaatattttattgttaGACCGCTGCAATATCAAGCCATGCTCTATTCATGTAGAAAACCTTCATCGGTAAGCCAAGATGAAATGCATAAAAGCCAATATTGATAAAATAACTTCCCGCATTTTAGTCCCTGTTCTTTCAATTCGATCAATATCTTCCCCACTCTTACATGGCATGCATCAATCTTATCCTTACCATTAATTCCATCCCTTTTGCTGCCAAATTGagggtaaaattggaaaatCACTCCCACACACAACTtccccctctttctctctcctcaatACCCCCACAGTACCCCTCTGTCAGCACAATTCCCTGATTCGTTTCAGTTACCACCATGCGTTTAGCAACCACTTAAGCTAGATTAACTTTATGGCCACCGTACATGTTAGGCATCGTGAGACATAACCACTACTTGAGAAGTAAAGCGCTAAAAGAAAAAGGGTATCACAGAATTAGACCTGTAGAAGTGATTCCAGCTTGTTCTCAGCACCTGAAATCTTAACAAAATCATGACGTGCGGATGCAATCTTTTTATGCAGTGAGGATGTGCGCAAGTGTAATATTCCTTGGAACTCCTCATCAATCAGGTTTTGCACTGCCTGAAAAATATCATAAGGGTCAAGTGACTGACTTCATAGAAGATACAATTTGTGCACAAGATATTATCCAGATTACAATTGTCAAAGGTATATAACATTGTCATAAGCGATCATTTGAAAAATTCCAACAGCTCAACTAAGAGATATGTTCAGAGGATAACTCTATTATTATATGTCATAGGAGTGTAAAAAAGCCAATCCGAGCCGAGTATCAAGATGTTCAGCCTAAGTTTGAATAATTTTTCAAAGGTTTTAGCTCGGCTCGGCTCAGCTCATTGGTTAGCTTGGCCCATTCCTAAACCTGGCCCTTATTTGGTAGTATGATAAAGTAAAATTACATAGTTAAACTTGGTCCTGTAAGAATAAATTAATAGGTattgaaacccaaaaatatcAGAAAGAAATACAAATATAGCTGTAGAGTAATGTCAGTATACGAACTGGAtttcatttttcatgaaatacttttatatttttatgagaaaatataaacaagCCAAATAAGCTTTTCAACGAAACAAAGAGTTCCTTTAGTGACAATGGGGAAGGAACAATTCACTTTCAATTGGAGTCTATTTTTCCTACTTATAAATTTAGCTTCTTGTTAAATAAGATGAAATGCAAGTAACCGGACCTTTGTCATTGTTGCTGTGACCAAAACAGTTTGGAACCCTTGCCCTCCGGGTTTCGATGCACGATGTTTTAATGGGACAAGAAACTTGCGAATGTCTGGACCAAAGCCACGATCAAACATGGTATCTGCCTCATCCAATACCTGATAAGCGATTACCAACATCACAAAGTGCACCAACAACTTACTAGGGTATGTTTTTCTTCATCAAAGATAACAACTTAATATGACCATATTATCTACCAACACTCTAATAGAAAAACTAAATAAACGAATAAACATACCACATATTTTATGTCACCGTAAACCAAGTTGCCATCCTCAATATGTTGGAGAACCCTGCCAGGGGTACCAACTACCATTTCAATTGGGTTATTCAATGAATCCTCCTGGGGTCTCAACCGACCACCGCCGCTTACCATAGTAGACCTGAATCTTGCATGGTGGCTGACAAACTTGGAAACAcgaaaaacctacaaaacagaCCAGATGTCAATAGAAAATGCATAGTCCACAGGTGGTGGTTCTAAATTCTGAATAACAATGTATAAGAACCTGCTCAGACAGCTCCCTTGTGGGGCATAGCACAACAGCTCTAGGACGCCTGGGCTTCATTTGAATACCACTTTCAGCCTCATCCTTTCTCAACAGCTACAAAATTCCCAGAGTATCAGCACTcctctgattaattcaaattacAACACAGGCAAGAGTAGGCAACATCAACATAACGCATCACACTCGCACACGATTTCCATTTTGTCCTTGATAAATAGCTTAATCTATTAGAATTTGTTTGAGTTGCTTCTAAAATTTGCTGAAAGTACAAGCAGGTAGAATCTAAGCAACCTAAAGAATCACAATCCAACCCGATACGTAAGGTGGCTCCTAAGATAACACATGTAAATTACAGCTTACATAGTGAGAAAACACATCGAAATAAAGTTTGAACACAACTAATCATTCCAGCGCTTTACTACAACTCCAACAAGcatgaaattcaaaaattcaacagACCCACATAGCGAAAAGTAATCGAAAAACAGTTCCATTTGAATCTTGAAAGAAGCAGCAAAGAAAAAGTACCTGGGCAAGAGGCAACATGTAAGCCAGAGTCTTGCCAGAGCCAGTGTGAGAACCCAAGACCACAGTCTTCCCTTCCAACACCGCCGGAATCCCAATGCTCTGAATTTCAGTGGGAACCTCAATTCCCATCTCTCTCACCGCCGCAATTACCTCCTCGCTCACACCCAACTCCCCAAAACTCCCAACCTCCCTCTTCTTCCTGTTCTCCGACCTCCCCAACCCGTCATCGCTCTGCCTCTGGGCATCCCCAATTGAATTTCCGCCGGCGGTTTTGGCTTGTGGGTTGGCATTGCTCTTGAGGTGCCTCAGACGCAGCCTCTCGAGAAGCAAGGAGTGCTTCAAGGGTTGGTTCTCTTCGTCTTCGAAATCAACCGTACCGGCGGGGCTGGCGGTGGTGGTTGTGGCTGTGGCGGTGCAAAGAGGCCTAACCCTTGTTAAAACCCTGGTGGGGTTGATGAGAGAGAAGCGTTTGGAGGCGGGGAGACGTGACAAGGCGAAAAGGTttgagtagagagagaaagtgaggagaGTTCTTGATACTCCTCCCATGGCGTTTTCCTTGCAATGCAAATTTTGGTTATGGTTCTCTCAGAAATGATGGATAACTTATCAActatgccataaaaccttcacATGGTCGCCTAACAAGATAAACCCGGAAACCAGATGGAGCGGGTTGGAAGGTGTCCTAGCCCACCATTTACAATACGGATTTGGGTACCCAAGAATCCAACTCAATCCAAGGTGATCCGATTCGGCCTAATTCGGGTATATAATTgtcaatatttaattattatatcGTTGATATTTGATTAGTTAATATTATTTGAGGAACTGatttatgattattttagtCAATTTTTCTTTGGTGGCAACAGTCACAATTGGTCTCAACCATTCCAATCAAAATGGTCTCTGGAATACCTTGAAGATGAGTCTTGCAAATCAATTTAGTCATCTATTAGCTTTTTGACTTTTTTTGTTGAAGGAAATTTAAGTGTTTTACATGAGAATCACTTGTGTGTCATATCAGCACACTAACATAAAGGCTAACGGAATGATCAAATTGAGTTGCAAACCTATTTTCAGGAACCAAACATGATAAAAACCTATTTTCAGGAACCAAACATGATAGATTTTGATTGGAACGTCCAATTTCAGAGACTAAACATGATAAAAACCCTATAAAAATATACCAAAAGCTTATTCACCTCCTGTACATAGTAAGGAAAATTAGTAGAATGAGATGGAAAATATAACAGGCACGAACAGTTGAAGTCCCGTTTAAGAGTGCTTCTGTAGGAGGCAATAACACCGTGGTCCCGCCGTTGATAACTTGATGGGAATTAATAAGAACACAGAACAGTTTCGAGTAAAAATCAATACTTCCTTCTGTAAGAAGCAGTCAACAGTTCCTaagaagaaaagatgaaaaccGGCCCTCATAGCACGATACCACAACATTAAAGGTTAGGAAGAAGGGGAAATGTCAGTGCAGAATTAATGGGTGCAAACGTATGTAGTCTAAAATggtgaaatatatatattccataagcAGATTCATGTATTTGAACCAGCTACACTTTGTTCAAACATCGTATATTCAGTAACCGTGTTCCTGTATTTGAACCAGCTACACCTTGTTCAAATATCGAATGAAGTACATGCTCCGAAGTAACGCCAATCATCTCCATATCTGATCACTTCCAAACACTCACAATAAATTACTTTCCTCATCGTGGCAGCTAAAATCAAATCACTTATACAGCTCGGGCTTCAATACACCAATGTACGGCAAGTTCCTGTAACGTTCATCAAAGTCCATTCCATAGCCCACAACAAAGTAATCTGGACACTGCAGATACAAATAAACAGATAAGTTTGACAGCGGATAAGTCAATTTCCAAAGCCCAAAATATACACCAGAAACAATACAAAAAGCTCATCTGCAATACCCAGGCATACAAGACGGACACTTGCAATTTTCACAACTTCTAAGAGTTCTACATAGGAAAATCAATACGATGATTCCACAACATATAAATTCTCAGCCGTTAGTTAGATCATAGAATATCTCAGTCACCTCTACATGATAAAAGGGATGAAAAACGTGTCGGATTCAAGTCCTTAATTAGAGATATCCTACCAACACAAAGGAAAGTTCACATAAATAGGTAATGATTTTGTAACTTTTTTAAGCTACAACTAATAAAGGCCGAAtaggaattttctaaattacgCATATATTGCTAATGCAtcggaattttctaaattacgCATCGATGGTATATTCTATTAGGAATGTAAACATTTTCGCAGAATGCATTAAGCAGTCCAAATACCGAATCAATCAAGTATCGAATGCGAGGGTTTAGAGTAATGTAACCTAGTTTGCAACATTCAAAATGGAAGGCAGCTAAAGACTAAAAAGGAggaaaaaagaggaaagaagaAACGTATATAAACCTCGAAACCGCGGTAGAATTTCCCGTTGCTGAGAAGCTGAAAATGAACCTTCCGTCTCGATGGTTTATCCAGAAATGTGCAGACCGACACACACGAAGCGCCTTTCGATTCCATGTGTGCAATCAGACGCTCAATTGTGCTTCCTGTATCCACAATGTCCTCAACCTAAAACGCACCAAACGGCGTCGCATTCAGGAATAACATGCACAACTACAACTGGTGGACAGAGTAGTCTTACAGAGAATAGGGTAAGGAAGGAGGGCGTACCAGGACGACGTGGCGGCCGGTGACGTCGACCTTCAAGTCGAAGGAAATCGTTGGGGCGCCATTGGACTGGGTCCCGGAGCCGTAGGATTCGGCGCGGATGAAGTCGACGGTGACGGGGAGGGGGATTTGGCGGGCCAGGTCGGCGAGGAAGAGAAAGGCGCCGGTGGCGACGCCTACGAGGGCAGGTGGttgggagagggaggagagggAGAAGTCGGCGGAGATTTGGGCGGCGAGGTCGGAAACACGGGCGGCGATTTGGTCGGGAGTCCAGAGGACCCTCTCTATGTGAGAGTCCAAGGACATGGTGGCGGCGTTTACTTTGAGGATTCCTTTCCAACTTTAttgtataaaaatattttttgtataaaaatatcaatatactttaaaaaaaaattaaaaaactattattaacattttaaaattttcattttacacttcaaacaagtgtatttttctttcattatAGAAAGTTGAGAGTGTCAaatgaaatttttagaatactaataacaattttctttaattatttgtATTATAATATTAGTATGTTCGTATTCCCATTATACTAAAAGTTTCTATATATTTAGTATGCACGAATAAATCTCAATtagttaaattttaattattcagTCGTAAAAAGAATACGTAGGAAAGAATttacttctttaaaatcttattGAGAATCAGGTTAAATCTTTTGCACCCAAAATTAAATAGACCTTTTTATGATCCTAATAAATGATTGACATACATTTATtatcttttcttaattttattatcataaaattaatatatgtcaTACGAGGCCATAGAAATTTCACATGGTGTAGAAGATTTAATCATGAAGctcttgtataaaaaaaaaacaaaaagaaattatggcACCCCTCGTAAGTTGTAACCTGATACTTTCAGGATTGGGCCGGCCAGCCCGCTTTGGAGGGACTCTCCATATCAGCGACGAGAaccttttataaataaaaaataaacaaaataataagaattggCCTCAAAACCCGATTTGAATCTCCAAAGTTTGCCGCCAAAACCCCAAATCAAATCGCCTCCAAAAATTTCAGAAACATCAAAATCCCTCATCGACTGCAAGTAAGCTTGTACCACAATAGTAGAAAGATCTTGAGTTCTTATATAATAACGTAAGTTTGAACTTCGTAAATAGTTAATTTAACatctaattttaaaaaatctatttgaaaaaaaaaaaaaaaaaagttccacATCGACTTGTGGAATCCGAAATCAGAGAGATAAGAACATGCCCCCATATTCATCGCAGTTCATGCTGCCAATGCTCcaccatacatacatacatacatatatatatatatatattgtaagtAACAATTTAATGAGCAAATGATTTCGGATGAAATTGTATGAataagacttacaaaatagattgTTCGGATTGTTAAAATTTGTTGTAAAATGGATCCCACAACCAATGCTGATTAAATTTGCACGTGAAGCAGAGGAACAAAAGAAGCAAGGGGTATTTTGATGTGGATtcaaagtaactaaaaattagatctatttcaaaagtaaaaaatcactaaaaatTAGATCTATTTCAAAAGTAGGCTTATAAAATTGGacatatttcaaattttcccaAGCAATAAATGGGCACACGTCGTCTTCAATCAGAAGCAGTCCTCCAACATGTCGCGCCAGTCCGCCCATCAAACCCAACACCAACAGCAGAAGCAACAAGAACAAGATACCCTTGTTTCTTCCGATTGCTCGCAAGAGACCGTGAAGAAAGAACGAACTGATAGGACCCAGTAC carries:
- the LOC103400362 gene encoding uncharacterized protein; this encodes MSLDSHIERVLWTPDQIAARVSDLAAQISADFSLSSLSQPPALVGVATGAFLFLADLARQIPLPVTVDFIRAESYGSGTQSNGAPTISFDLKVDVTGRHVVLVEDIVDTGSTIERLIAHMESKGASCVSVCTFLDKPSRRKVHFQLLSNGKFYRGFECPDYFVVGYGMDFDERYRNLPYIGVLKPELYK
- the LOC103400363 gene encoding DEAD-box ATP-dependent RNA helicase 39-like, whose amino-acid sequence is MGGVSRTLLTFSLYSNLFALSRLPASKRFSLINPTRVLTRVRPLCTATATTTTASPAGTVDFEDEENQPLKHSLLLERLRLRHLKSNANPQAKTAGGNSIGDAQRQSDDGLGRSENRKKREVGSFGELGVSEEVIAAVREMGIEVPTEIQSIGIPAVLEGKTVVLGSHTGSGKTLAYMLPLAQLLRKDEAESGIQMKPRRPRAVVLCPTRELSEQVFRVSKFVSHHARFRSTMVSGGGRLRPQEDSLNNPIEMVVGTPGRVLQHIEDGNLVYGDIKYVVLDEADTMFDRGFGPDIRKFLVPLKHRASKPGGQGFQTVLVTATMTKAVQNLIDEEFQGILHLRTSSLHKKIASARHDFVKISGAENKLESLLQVLEPSLAKGNRVMVFCNTLSSSRAVDHFLNENQISTVNYHGEVPAEQRVENLKKFKSNDGDCPTLVCTDLAARGLDLDVDHVIMFDFPLNSIDYLHRTGRTARMGAKGKVTSLVAKKNLMLANRIEEAIKKNESLESLSVDSVKRDIARSRITPQNGKNVKPVRVSNQKNKSRPAFAPTKSAKPSFQSSKSVEPSRASSLKRAPSSASNSRKAPSSANSSRKASFSEKRQPESRRFSTVKSTPSKLSVVGFRGRASWSSKKESLESS